A window of the Cytophagaceae bacterium genome harbors these coding sequences:
- a CDS encoding fumarylacetoacetate hydrolase family protein yields the protein MKIFNTSIGPVIASDENTYIVSEYSFDQLINQPDLFNFLKKYINNTQKANLIIEEILLAPIVSQEIWASGVTYLRSKNARMEESKDAGGGDFYDRVYEAARPELFFKATAARTVGHNEKIRIRKDSKWNVPEPELTLFVNSTGKIAGYTVGNDVSSRDIEGENPLYLPQAKSYDKSAAIGPGILVLENPISKETEIILEIMRENQVVFSQKTQLNHMKRELPELVEYLTKECTFPQGCFLMTGTGIVPPDSFSLISGDVVNISIDSIGTLSNPVE from the coding sequence ATGAAAATATTCAATACCAGTATTGGGCCGGTAATTGCTTCAGATGAAAATACTTACATTGTTTCTGAGTACTCTTTTGATCAACTGATTAACCAACCCGATCTTTTTAATTTTTTAAAAAAATATATAAATAATACTCAAAAAGCCAATCTTATTATTGAGGAAATACTACTCGCACCAATTGTCTCTCAAGAAATTTGGGCATCGGGAGTTACTTATTTAAGAAGTAAAAATGCCAGAATGGAAGAATCAAAAGATGCTGGTGGTGGTGATTTTTATGACCGGGTTTATGAAGCAGCCCGTCCAGAGCTTTTTTTTAAAGCAACTGCCGCCCGTACCGTTGGCCACAATGAAAAAATAAGAATCCGAAAAGATTCTAAATGGAATGTACCCGAGCCTGAACTTACACTATTTGTTAATTCGACCGGAAAAATCGCCGGTTACACTGTTGGAAATGATGTGAGTTCAAGAGATATAGAAGGCGAAAATCCACTTTATCTGCCCCAGGCTAAGTCTTATGATAAAAGTGCGGCCATAGGACCGGGAATTTTGGTACTTGAAAATCCCATTTCTAAAGAAACAGAAATAATTCTTGAGATTATGAGAGAAAATCAGGTAGTTTTTTCTCAAAAAACACAGTTAAACCATATGAAAAGAGAGCTTCCTGAATTGGTGGAATATCTGACCAAAGAATGTACTTTTCCCCAGGGTTGCTTTTTAATGACAGGTACAGGAATTGTTCCGCCTGATAGTTTTTCTTTAATCAGTGGCGATGTTGTAAATATTTCGATTGACTCAATTGGCACACTTTCTAACCCCGTAGAATAA